DNA from Parvularcula marina:
CTCTTCAGCCTCGACCTCTTCGCCGCGAACAACAAAGCCGCCCGGCAGCGGGGCCTCTTCAGGACGGGCCTTTTTGACGGCGTCCTTGATGAGGATCCATGAGCCTTTCGAGCCCGGCACCGCGCCTTTGACGAGGATCAGGCCGCGAGCAACATCCGTACGGATGATTTCAAGGTTCTGAGTAGTCACGCGAACATCGCCCATGTGACCGGCCATTTTCTTGCCTTTGAAAACCTTGCCCGGATCCTGACACTGACCGGTCGAACCGTGCGAACGGTGGCTGATCGAGACACCGTGCGAAGCGCGAAGACCACCGAAATTGTGGCGCTTCATGCCGCCGGCAAAGCCTTTACCGATCGAGGTGCCGATGACGTCGACTTTCTGGCCCGGCACATAGTGCTCAGCCGTGATCGTCGCACCGATCTCGATGACATTGTCAGGCTCAACGCGGAACTCTGCGAGTTTACGCTTCGGCGTGACATTGGCTTTTGCGAAATGGCCACGGGCAGCGTTCGTCACCCGGCCAAGTTTCGCTTCGCCCTTGCGGTTCAGATATTCACCTGCACCAAGCTGAAGCGCGACATAGCCGTCACGTTCTGCG
Protein-coding regions in this window:
- the rplC gene encoding 50S ribosomal protein L3, with protein sequence MAHAPQPLPAQLAGARTGVIGKKLGMTRVYTAEGTHIPCTVVSLENCQVVSHRTAERDGYVALQLGAGEYLNRKGEAKLGRVTNAARGHFAKANVTPKRKLAEFRVEPDNVIEIGATITAEHYVPGQKVDVIGTSIGKGFAGGMKRHNFGGLRASHGVSISHRSHGSTGQCQDPGKVFKGKKMAGHMGDVRVTTQNLEIIRTDVARGLILVKGAVPGSKGSWILIKDAVKKARPEEAPLPGGFVVRGEEVEAEEPESTIAEVGEKTPVGAHGVDVPADEAGGAPTETEAEAAADDAEGKE